Proteins encoded by one window of Petrotoga sp. 9PW.55.5.1:
- a CDS encoding FGGY-family carbohydrate kinase, whose amino-acid sequence MYLIGTDIGTTGTKTVILDEKGNLVAKAAKTYKVNTPKASWAEQDANIWLDAFVVTLKESVEKANINPSEIVGVSLSGLYGGSGVPVDKNMNPIYPCLIWMDRRAWKETQWVKENIAKDKLFEITGNYVDSYFGFTKIMWIRNNLPDVWKNTYKFVSPKDYVIYKLTRELSTDYSSAGNLGGVFDIRTKNWSKEMGEALGIPIDMLPEKILHSKDIAGYLTEEMAKLTGLKEGTPIISGGIDAPMAQLSAGVLNEGEHVFMAGTSTCWGTLLYDKKPPTPQLVNYPYVVNEENCLYTFGGSATTGALVNWFIDEFSQLEKSFGDQAGYSSYDLLELKAKKIPLGSEGLIALPYFMGERSPIWDPDSRGVILGLSLYHKKEHIYRALMESAAYSLRHNMETAKSSGINLNPDCWIVGGVANSTLWTSIFADVTGYHMIKLSDNIEAPLGDAFLVGLGTGIFEKPEDIKNWIKIESKIETQKVNFKKYDQYYKLFLELYENTKEIMHKISRL is encoded by the coding sequence ATGTATCTAATAGGAACTGACATAGGTACTACCGGAACAAAGACGGTTATATTAGATGAAAAAGGGAATCTTGTTGCCAAAGCAGCAAAAACTTACAAAGTCAATACACCAAAGGCTTCTTGGGCAGAACAAGATGCCAATATTTGGTTAGATGCTTTTGTTGTTACGCTTAAGGAAAGTGTTGAAAAAGCTAACATAAATCCTTCTGAAATTGTGGGGGTATCTTTAAGCGGTCTTTACGGAGGATCGGGTGTTCCTGTAGATAAAAATATGAATCCTATATATCCATGCCTTATTTGGATGGATAGAAGAGCTTGGAAAGAAACTCAATGGGTTAAAGAAAACATCGCAAAAGATAAACTTTTTGAAATTACCGGAAATTATGTGGATTCTTATTTTGGTTTTACAAAAATTATGTGGATAAGAAACAATTTACCAGATGTTTGGAAAAATACGTATAAATTTGTTAGTCCAAAAGATTATGTAATTTACAAATTAACAAGGGAACTTTCAACAGATTATAGCTCTGCAGGAAATCTTGGGGGAGTATTTGATATAAGAACGAAAAATTGGTCAAAAGAGATGGGAGAAGCTTTAGGGATACCAATAGATATGCTTCCTGAAAAGATTCTACATTCTAAGGATATAGCAGGTTATTTAACAGAAGAAATGGCTAAATTAACAGGATTAAAAGAAGGAACCCCTATAATCTCTGGTGGAATAGACGCCCCTATGGCACAACTCAGTGCTGGAGTATTAAACGAAGGAGAACACGTCTTTATGGCAGGAACCTCAACTTGTTGGGGAACTCTCCTTTACGATAAAAAACCACCTACGCCACAGCTGGTAAATTATCCTTACGTAGTTAATGAAGAAAATTGCCTTTATACATTTGGTGGAAGTGCCACAACAGGAGCGTTAGTAAATTGGTTTATTGATGAATTTAGCCAGTTAGAGAAAAGTTTTGGAGATCAAGCGGGCTATTCATCATACGATCTTTTAGAACTTAAAGCAAAAAAAATACCTTTGGGAAGTGAAGGATTAATTGCTCTTCCATATTTTATGGGGGAAAGATCACCAATTTGGGATCCAGATTCAAGAGGAGTCATCTTAGGATTATCGCTTTATCACAAAAAAGAACATATATATAGAGCTTTAATGGAATCGGCAGCCTATTCTTTAAGGCATAATATGGAAACTGCAAAAAGTTCAGGCATCAATCTCAATCCTGATTGTTGGATTGTAGGAGGAGTAGCTAATTCAACCTTATGGACCTCTATATTTGCAGATGTAACTGGTTACCATATGATAAAACTATCTGACAACATAGAAGCTCCTTTAGGAGATGCATTTCTTGTGGGATTAGGAACTGGAATATTTGAAAAACCGGAAGATATTAAAAACTGGATAAAAATAGAATCCAAAATAGAAACACAAAAAGTAAATTTCAAAAAATATGATCAATATTACAAACTATTCTTAGAATTGTATGAAAACACAAAAGAAATAATGCACAAAATATCAAGATTATAA
- a CDS encoding L-fucose/L-arabinose isomerase family protein, with amino-acid sequence MIVKRKPKIGILGIMQKLYDKTYPNIVETQSNYVKEVINELKDVADFKFTKPARDRKDLEEIIEDYNNDKELDGIMIMMLTYSPGQRIVPALKKNNLPIMLANIQPLPSVTQEWNMEHLTYNQGIHGAQDNMNAIVRLGINCPVVTGNWKEEEFKNFVKDWALAAQAAKALKRTRIAVVGRMPGMGDITFDSSALLKKLGVEVVDESMGKIYSYLEKVTKEEIEKVKAENAKNFEIDPNIKEDQYNFAAKFQVAIEKFLKDGEYDGFSIYFDSVKDDGRFEQLPMMAASNLMAKGYGYGAEGDALAATAVIVGHILGEVGHFTEMYAMDFERDSVFMSHMGEGNWKVARKDKPIKLIDRFLGIGDLNNPPTVVFNVQPGEGTIVSLAPICEGNFRLVISKGEVIDSEDYPNVEMPYFHFKPDNGVRKSMTEWLKNGGTHHQCFNIGNTTRRWELFAEMVGIECVSV; translated from the coding sequence ATGATAGTGAAAAGAAAGCCAAAAATTGGGATTTTAGGAATAATGCAAAAATTATACGATAAAACATACCCTAATATAGTTGAAACACAATCTAATTACGTTAAAGAAGTAATTAACGAATTAAAAGACGTTGCAGATTTCAAATTTACAAAACCTGCAAGAGACAGAAAAGACTTAGAAGAAATCATCGAAGATTACAACAACGATAAAGAGTTAGATGGAATAATGATTATGATGTTGACTTACAGTCCAGGCCAAAGAATCGTTCCCGCTCTCAAAAAGAATAACTTGCCGATAATGCTTGCAAACATCCAACCATTACCCTCAGTTACTCAAGAATGGAATATGGAACATCTTACCTACAATCAAGGCATACATGGTGCACAGGATAATATGAATGCAATAGTTAGATTAGGAATAAATTGCCCCGTTGTAACAGGAAACTGGAAAGAAGAAGAATTTAAAAATTTTGTTAAAGATTGGGCTTTAGCAGCGCAAGCAGCCAAAGCTTTAAAAAGAACCAGAATCGCAGTTGTTGGAAGAATGCCGGGAATGGGGGATATTACTTTTGATTCATCAGCATTACTTAAAAAGCTTGGAGTTGAAGTGGTTGATGAAAGCATGGGTAAGATCTACTCTTATCTTGAAAAGGTAACAAAAGAAGAAATTGAAAAGGTAAAAGCAGAAAATGCTAAGAACTTTGAAATCGATCCAAATATAAAAGAAGATCAGTACAACTTTGCTGCAAAATTCCAAGTTGCTATTGAAAAATTTTTGAAAGATGGAGAATACGACGGATTCAGTATTTATTTTGACTCAGTAAAAGACGACGGAAGGTTTGAGCAATTACCAATGATGGCAGCTTCTAACTTGATGGCAAAAGGATACGGATATGGAGCAGAAGGAGATGCACTCGCTGCAACAGCGGTAATTGTCGGGCATATATTAGGAGAAGTAGGACATTTTACAGAGATGTATGCTATGGACTTTGAAAGAGACTCCGTTTTTATGAGCCATATGGGCGAAGGGAACTGGAAAGTTGCAAGAAAAGATAAACCTATAAAACTCATAGACAGATTTTTAGGAATAGGAGATCTAAACAACCCACCGACAGTTGTATTCAATGTTCAACCTGGTGAAGGAACAATAGTTTCGTTAGCTCCAATTTGTGAAGGTAATTTCAGATTAGTTATTTCAAAAGGAGAAGTAATAGACAGTGAAGACTATCCAAACGTTGAAATGCCATATTTTCATTTCAAACCAGACAATGGAGTAAGAAAATCAATGACAGAATGGCTCAAAAACGGAGGAACACATCATCAATGTTTCAACATAGGAAACACAACAAGGAGGTGGGAATTGTTTGCAGAAATGGTAGGAATTGAATGTGTAAGTGTATAG